From a single Kitasatospora azatica KCTC 9699 genomic region:
- a CDS encoding glycoside hydrolase family 36 protein produces MPPLSWDGSAPPSARTETTRELATSVPGLRLRVTAIGAAEVAVRVTGTGRLLLIEAAPAQPVDELPARVRVEWRLPCAGATALWRPNTDTRWLPPSWSTPRTASLASGAAIGSLVGAGDAALCSYAVAERVLPVTIGEGAVEETGEFTSWVEQQGALALRLDLTGRQFSLTLSEMAQWWDDGSVRVPEAAFEPVFCTWYARHLEITAPEVERLAELAAPLGFGALIVDDGWQTAETGRSYATTGDWEPAFPDFAGHVRRVKELGLGYLLWCAPPFAGDRSAAGQRFAGQRLSHLDELETSVVDPGAPEVRAHLVARLTELVEKYELDGLKVDFIDTFARHGGDPEGVHQLLARLRAELPPVLVEHRQPYVGPGLWPYATMVRATDCPHNAAENRQRTADLRLTAGPLAVHADPLTWHPDETPAEIAVLLQNVLFATPQVSVDLAVQSAEQLAALRFWLSVSREHVDLLQRGEFRAHRPELGYPLLAAASGDGRAFGRYAPVPIHPDADWSLLLVANADPDPEVRLSFPQPLGPIGVLVQDPAGATLARTTAEGAELTVRVPRGGLLTLRR; encoded by the coding sequence GTGCCACCGCTGAGCTGGGACGGCAGCGCGCCGCCCTCCGCCCGCACCGAGACCACCCGTGAACTCGCCACCTCCGTCCCCGGCCTGCGGCTGCGGGTCACCGCGATCGGCGCGGCGGAGGTGGCGGTTCGCGTCACCGGCACCGGCCGACTGCTGCTGATCGAGGCCGCGCCGGCCCAACCGGTGGACGAACTCCCCGCTCGGGTACGGGTGGAGTGGCGGTTGCCGTGCGCGGGAGCCACCGCGCTGTGGCGCCCGAACACCGACACCCGCTGGCTGCCGCCCTCCTGGAGCACGCCGCGCACCGCCTCGCTGGCCTCGGGCGCGGCGATCGGCAGCCTGGTCGGCGCGGGCGACGCCGCGCTGTGCAGCTACGCCGTGGCGGAACGGGTGCTGCCGGTGACCATCGGCGAGGGCGCGGTGGAGGAGACGGGGGAGTTCACCAGCTGGGTCGAGCAGCAGGGCGCGCTGGCCCTGCGCCTCGATCTGACAGGACGTCAGTTCAGCCTGACGCTGAGCGAGATGGCCCAGTGGTGGGACGACGGATCGGTCCGGGTCCCGGAGGCCGCCTTCGAGCCGGTCTTCTGCACCTGGTACGCCCGGCACCTGGAGATCACCGCCCCCGAGGTCGAGCGGCTGGCCGAGCTGGCCGCGCCGCTCGGCTTCGGCGCGCTGATCGTGGACGACGGCTGGCAGACCGCCGAGACCGGGCGCTCCTACGCCACCACCGGTGACTGGGAGCCCGCCTTCCCCGACTTCGCCGGCCATGTGCGGCGGGTCAAGGAGCTCGGGCTCGGCTACCTGCTCTGGTGCGCGCCGCCGTTCGCCGGTGACCGGAGCGCGGCCGGGCAGCGGTTCGCCGGGCAACGGCTCAGCCACCTCGATGAGTTGGAGACCTCGGTCGTGGACCCCGGCGCGCCCGAGGTGCGGGCCCATCTGGTGGCCCGGCTGACCGAACTGGTGGAGAAGTACGAACTGGACGGCCTCAAGGTCGACTTCATCGACACCTTCGCCCGGCACGGCGGCGACCCCGAGGGCGTGCACCAGCTGCTCGCCCGACTGCGCGCCGAACTCCCACCGGTGCTGGTCGAGCACCGGCAGCCGTACGTCGGCCCCGGGCTCTGGCCGTACGCCACGATGGTGCGGGCCACCGACTGCCCGCACAACGCGGCCGAGAACCGGCAGCGCACCGCCGACCTGCGCCTGACCGCCGGGCCGCTGGCCGTGCACGCCGACCCGCTGACCTGGCACCCGGACGAGACCCCGGCCGAGATCGCGGTGCTGCTGCAGAACGTCCTCTTCGCCACCCCGCAGGTCTCGGTGGACCTCGCGGTGCAGAGCGCCGAGCAGCTGGCGGCCCTGCGGTTCTGGCTCTCGGTCAGCCGCGAGCACGTGGACCTGCTGCAACGCGGCGAGTTCCGCGCACACCGGCCCGAGTTGGGCTATCCGCTGCTGGCCGCCGCCAGCGGGGACGGCCGCGCCTTCGGCCGCTACGCCCCGGTGCCGATCCACCCGGACGCCGACTGGTCGCTGCTCCTGGTGGCCAACGCCGACCCGGACCCCGAGGTCCGGCTGAGCTTCCCGCAGCCGCTCGGCCCGATCGGCGTCCTGGTCCAGGACCCGGCCGGCGCCACCCTCGCCCGCACCACCGCCGAGGGCGCCGAGCTGACCGTCCGGGTGCCGCGCGGCGGGCTGCTGACCCTGCGGCGGTAG